One window of Methanospirillum lacunae genomic DNA carries:
- a CDS encoding beta-propeller domain-containing protein: MNLSRPPYFFIIVFLLMLTTGVLPVLGDLLDNSIALHKLSSADELEQYISNQSTVQNTRQTLNSTPFTPGSSLLTNGGSIKKDTAGIHNAEPQNAGGIQSFQRGFPNQMPENQVFSLEFASTSAPDTSIQNPASTYSTTNIQVKGVDEPDFVKNDGKYIYIIHKNSLKIIDAYPPEHATILSQTPMEGDVSDIFLNGDRLVVFTGKPGQGWIKPSGSVAPVPTSEYQTHALIYSISDHAHPLLLRDITIPGKYQNARMIGNDIYVLNQESRSSGDYHMPSLFEGKKEVSIRNIWAPPQPPANYAFYSLSSFNLLNEAQPKGESFLLGKDSTLYVSPDNVYIAYKNILTNPETKINGQESVVHRFSIKEGDISYKATGTFPGYLLNQFSLDEQGGNLRVATTRDQSGATNGRSNGVYVLDPDLTVIGSLDDLAAGEKIYSARFMGDLLYLVTFRTMDPLFVIDLSNPKKPGVLGELKIPGYSEYLHPYDDTHLIGIGKNTTENHGGVSATGIKIALFDVSNLTNPQEIDHIILGDKGSDSEILHDHHAFLLDKEKNVMAIPMKEQTNFPAAGTQYTGSQTPSIWQGTYVYGIDLAKGFIAKGRVTQHKIEPANSPNSGSVVRRSIMMDDILYTISEQNIIATNISDFSRQLADISLI, encoded by the coding sequence ATGAATCTGTCACGACCACCATATTTTTTTATAATAGTATTCCTTCTCATGCTTACAACAGGAGTTCTTCCGGTTTTAGGAGATCTCCTGGATAATTCAATAGCATTACATAAACTCAGTTCGGCAGATGAACTTGAACAGTATATATCCAACCAGAGTACGGTGCAAAACACCAGACAAACCCTGAATAGTACTCCGTTCACACCAGGGAGTTCTCTTCTCACAAATGGAGGATCTATCAAAAAGGATACTGCAGGGATCCATAATGCTGAACCTCAAAACGCGGGAGGCATACAAAGTTTTCAGAGAGGGTTTCCGAACCAGATGCCTGAAAATCAGGTTTTTTCTTTAGAATTTGCATCTACAAGTGCCCCAGATACATCCATACAAAACCCTGCATCTACATACTCCACGACAAATATCCAGGTAAAAGGAGTAGATGAACCCGATTTTGTAAAAAATGATGGGAAATACATCTACATTATTCATAAAAATTCTCTGAAAATAATTGACGCATATCCACCTGAACATGCAACGATACTCTCACAAACACCCATGGAAGGGGATGTATCTGATATCTTTCTTAACGGAGATCGGCTCGTAGTTTTTACCGGTAAGCCCGGACAGGGATGGATAAAACCATCAGGTTCAGTTGCTCCGGTACCAACTTCTGAATATCAGACTCATGCACTGATATATTCCATATCCGATCATGCCCATCCATTATTGCTTCGAGATATTACAATCCCGGGAAAATATCAGAATGCACGGATGATCGGTAATGATATCTATGTACTAAACCAGGAAAGCAGAAGTTCCGGAGATTATCATATGCCATCCCTGTTTGAGGGGAAAAAGGAAGTGAGTATACGAAATATCTGGGCTCCTCCCCAACCTCCGGCAAATTATGCATTTTATTCGCTATCATCTTTCAATCTACTAAATGAAGCGCAACCAAAGGGAGAATCATTTCTTCTAGGAAAAGACAGCACCCTGTATGTTTCACCAGATAATGTATACATTGCTTACAAGAATATCCTGACAAATCCAGAAACCAAGATAAACGGACAGGAATCAGTAGTACACCGGTTCTCAATAAAGGAAGGGGATATATCCTATAAAGCAACCGGCACTTTTCCCGGGTACCTGCTTAACCAGTTTTCACTTGATGAGCAGGGAGGAAATCTTCGTGTTGCTACAACACGTGATCAGAGTGGAGCAACGAACGGAAGATCAAATGGGGTATACGTGCTGGATCCTGATCTGACAGTTATCGGGAGCCTGGATGATCTGGCAGCAGGTGAAAAGATCTATTCTGCCCGGTTTATGGGTGATCTTCTCTACCTGGTGACATTCAGGACCATGGATCCACTCTTTGTAATAGATCTCTCAAATCCAAAGAAACCGGGAGTTCTGGGAGAATTGAAGATTCCAGGGTACTCAGAGTACCTCCACCCATATGATGACACCCATCTGATTGGCATAGGAAAAAACACAACCGAAAATCATGGGGGAGTATCAGCAACCGGGATAAAAATTGCACTATTTGATGTATCAAATCTTACAAACCCGCAAGAAATAGATCATATAATTCTGGGAGACAAGGGGTCGGATTCTGAGATCCTCCATGATCATCATGCATTTCTTCTGGATAAAGAAAAGAATGTAATGGCTATTCCCATGAAAGAACAGACCAATTTCCCGGCCGCCGGGACACAATACACCGGATCACAGACTCCTTCCATCTGGCAGGGGACATATGTGTACGGCATTGATCTGGCAAAAGGATTTATCGCAAAGGGAAGAGTCACCCAGCATAAAATCGAACCTGCAAATTCTCCCAACTCGGGTTCTGTTGTCAGGAGATCAATTATGATGGATGATATTTTGTATACAATATCTGAACAAAATATTATTGCAACAAATATCAGCGACTTTTCAAGACAGTTGGCAGATATCTCATTAATATAA
- a CDS encoding outer membrane protein assembly factor BamB family protein codes for MLFLLFIGITQITVVLGDSVAPITLVQSEIGSILTDSHGKTLYVFANDIPGSNTSACSGSGCTGVWPPYFADLSGISRLSDPLHSEDFSTFVRTDGKNQTTFHGWPLYSYSGDINPGDVTGQAYNNSWYVMGVSGMISTVPPVVTVPPTPIPPPTTVQTSVSTPVPTKPPGSEWYTLTFQNGGMSLQAESPGYSIIDGNQSVMDEKNNMSIHGKNAGIFLAGFGMVIIQNITFQTAGRSEVRIDPGSGYTITITNKSPYVVPTSKDGPVHGDPISIMIPSTGMRDDDGLNTRIHVNKGGMYAVNLSFQPRGPGGYHLNLTDANGSVLYDISDWETLPEGVRFDNESQTLFFKDGVLPNVSVTYSLNSILTISGISPSSAMNTNDLRFDLEGSRFQTGTRVYLIKDGEYTQSARDISVISPQTIQCTLPINKLSPGVWQVMVRNPDGSTAVLPGGLAITSPVSLPFFPDISISFPHASSMSLFDQIGHYLHNQTDFIVNATSKADFGITHITDFSSITFHYNPASTDTPPLSGWKFRSDLQGTGVYDDGGNRPGKDRVWMFKTGGEVVSSPVIVQNVVYIGSTDSFLYALDASDGHEFWKFQTDGAVYSSPAVVNNCIFFGSADNRLYCLDATNGKEKWRVQTGGIVSSSPTVIDNVVYVGSEDNNLYAFDALDGQEIWRHEIQGPTSPVIAHNMIYIGSIDGRIYALNATDGEEIWHMQTGDLIRSSPAIGYGLVYIGSFDNKVHAIDAITGIERWTFHTGNNIWSSPAVANGLVYIGSDDTWIYAIDAISGTRKWMFETGKEVRSSPVVAQGIVYVGGYDSYIYAINALTGGREKWMSPTGGSMRSSPAVVNGMLYVGNNDSNVYAFGNSRTLRVQIPKSR; via the coding sequence ATGCTATTCCTTCTATTCATCGGAATAACTCAAATCACTGTAGTTCTTGGAGATTCTGTGGCTCCGATAACCCTGGTGCAATCCGAAATTGGCAGTATTCTTACTGACTCTCATGGAAAAACCCTCTATGTATTTGCAAATGATATTCCTGGTAGTAACACCAGTGCCTGTAGTGGGAGTGGCTGTACCGGCGTATGGCCTCCCTACTTTGCAGATCTATCAGGTATATCCCGATTGTCTGATCCTCTTCATTCAGAGGATTTTTCAACATTTGTTCGTACTGATGGGAAAAACCAGACAACGTTTCATGGATGGCCCTTGTATTCGTATTCAGGGGATATAAATCCGGGAGATGTAACCGGACAGGCATATAACAATTCATGGTATGTGATGGGAGTGTCTGGGATGATTTCTACAGTGCCTCCGGTGGTGACTGTGCCGCCCACTCCCATTCCTCCTCCCACTACTGTTCAGACATCTGTTTCTACTCCGGTTCCCACAAAACCTCCTGGTTCTGAGTGGTATACTCTCACCTTCCAGAATGGAGGAATGTCTCTTCAGGCAGAATCACCTGGATATTCAATAATTGATGGAAACCAGTCTGTGATGGATGAAAAAAATAATATGTCGATACATGGCAAAAACGCAGGAATTTTTCTTGCAGGATTTGGCATGGTGATTATTCAGAATATTACTTTTCAAACAGCAGGCAGATCAGAGGTCAGGATAGATCCCGGTTCCGGGTACACCATTACCATAACCAACAAGTCTCCTTATGTTGTTCCAACATCAAAAGATGGACCTGTTCATGGTGATCCGATCTCAATCATGATACCTTCTACAGGTATGCGGGATGATGACGGATTAAATACCCGGATACACGTGAATAAGGGAGGTATGTATGCAGTCAATCTCTCCTTTCAACCCCGTGGGCCGGGAGGATATCATCTGAACCTGACAGATGCCAACGGTTCTGTCCTGTATGATATTTCTGACTGGGAAACTCTTCCTGAAGGAGTCAGGTTTGATAACGAATCCCAAACATTATTTTTCAAGGATGGTGTCTTGCCGAATGTATCTGTTACCTATTCACTCAACAGTATCCTGACCATATCCGGGATTTCACCATCTTCAGCGATGAATACCAATGATCTCAGGTTTGATCTAGAAGGATCCAGATTCCAAACCGGAACCCGGGTTTACCTCATAAAGGATGGTGAATACACACAATCTGCCAGGGATATATCTGTCATATCCCCGCAAACCATTCAATGCACTCTCCCGATCAACAAATTATCTCCTGGTGTGTGGCAGGTAATGGTCCGGAATCCTGATGGGAGTACAGCAGTTCTTCCAGGCGGCCTGGCTATTACCTCCCCTGTATCTCTTCCGTTTTTCCCGGATATTTCAATATCTTTCCCCCATGCAAGCAGTATGTCCCTCTTTGATCAAATTGGGCACTATTTACATAATCAAACCGATTTTATTGTGAATGCGACCAGTAAGGCTGATTTTGGGATTACTCACATCACGGATTTTTCTTCTATTACCTTTCACTATAATCCTGCCAGTACTGATACTCCTCCCCTGTCAGGGTGGAAATTCAGATCAGATCTCCAGGGTACTGGAGTATATGATGATGGAGGGAACCGTCCTGGTAAGGATCGGGTCTGGATGTTCAAAACCGGGGGAGAAGTCGTGTCCAGTCCGGTTATAGTCCAAAATGTTGTGTACATCGGAAGTACTGACTCCTTTTTGTATGCCCTTGATGCATCAGATGGTCATGAATTCTGGAAATTTCAGACAGATGGGGCTGTTTACTCAAGTCCGGCTGTTGTGAATAATTGTATATTTTTCGGAAGTGCTGACAACAGGTTGTACTGTCTCGATGCTACAAACGGGAAGGAAAAATGGCGGGTTCAAACCGGGGGGATTGTTAGTTCAAGTCCTACGGTGATCGATAATGTCGTGTATGTAGGAAGTGAGGACAACAATTTATACGCGTTTGATGCATTGGATGGTCAAGAAATCTGGAGACATGAAATTCAAGGTCCAACCAGTCCTGTTATAGCACACAATATGATTTATATCGGAAGTATAGATGGCAGGATTTATGCCCTCAATGCAACTGACGGCGAAGAGATCTGGCATATGCAGACCGGTGATCTGATTCGTTCCAGTCCGGCAATCGGGTACGGATTGGTGTACATAGGAAGTTTTGACAATAAGGTCCATGCAATCGATGCCATAACCGGTATTGAGAGATGGACATTTCACACCGGAAATAATATCTGGTCTAGTCCGGCTGTTGCAAATGGTCTGGTGTATATCGGGAGTGATGATACCTGGATATATGCGATTGATGCCATTTCCGGAACCCGAAAGTGGATGTTTGAGACTGGAAAGGAGGTCAGGTCCAGTCCGGTAGTTGCACAGGGAATAGTGTATGTCGGAGGGTATGACTCCTATATATACGCGATTAATGCATTAACCGGTGGCCGTGAAAAATGGATGAGTCCGACAGGGGGATCAATGCGTTCAAGCCCTGCTGTGGTGAATGGAATGTTGTACGTCGGAAATAATGATTCCAATGTATACGCATTTGGAAATTCCCGAACACTCCGTGTTCAGATCCCTAAATCCCGGTAA
- a CDS encoding phosphoadenosine phosphosulfate reductase domain-containing protein, translating into MQQEPAVKNTLYWCKTCNVPLIGRTCGCGASGEAIPLNKPYDLRPALHADQELITRLLRERFGQIPVPNVILLNKTGGLDRYEMLIANGGRFGWIAFNPATRIHELTLLPEALPFIVPFAEKGIIEIPPGSGDDEDGKSRRIGGKKVSVNTTEADGSVIVRYGNRYGTGILTDGSVRIKELVKVDPCEVTDSDWGEVIRRNYDRLKDLERSAVRSIKAEMKNFKHVNVSFSGGKDSTVALALARKAGVEEAYFVDTHLEFPETYAFIDQQQVQIKLDGGDFWTGVEKIGPPGKDNRWCCKVVKMAPVRRWMDTLGPVLTIQGNRWYESFNRAELDLLSNNPHNPNQTNCSPIRSWRAFEVFLYLKWRNIPYNPLYDMGIERIGCWLCPAMLEAEYEILRETHPELSDRWDAFLDKWALDHGLPIEYNRCGMWRWKSPPPKMRELAKEMGIPLPRVSEIEHLPERRERRDGTGFERRDRRTSTGQLGKMKPSTEERTPLKTWSSRKQASNNTDDRASDRYRTRKEKKT; encoded by the coding sequence GTGCAACAGGAGCCGGCTGTTAAAAATACATTATACTGGTGCAAAACCTGCAATGTTCCCCTTATCGGGAGAACCTGCGGATGTGGTGCATCTGGCGAAGCCATACCACTCAATAAACCATATGACCTTCGACCAGCTTTACATGCAGATCAGGAACTGATCACCCGGCTCCTCCGTGAACGATTCGGCCAGATCCCGGTCCCGAACGTCATCCTCCTCAACAAAACCGGAGGGCTTGATCGCTATGAAATGCTTATCGCAAATGGTGGACGTTTTGGCTGGATAGCCTTTAATCCTGCCACCCGCATACACGAACTCACCCTTCTTCCTGAAGCACTGCCCTTCATCGTTCCGTTTGCAGAGAAGGGAATCATCGAGATCCCACCGGGAAGCGGAGACGATGAAGACGGAAAGTCCAGACGTATCGGCGGAAAGAAGGTCAGTGTCAATACAACCGAGGCTGATGGATCAGTTATCGTCAGGTACGGGAACAGGTACGGTACCGGCATTCTTACTGACGGCTCGGTCAGGATCAAGGAGCTCGTCAAAGTGGACCCCTGTGAGGTGACTGATTCGGACTGGGGGGAGGTTATCAGGCGTAACTATGACAGGCTCAAGGATCTTGAACGCTCTGCTGTCCGATCTATCAAGGCGGAGATGAAGAACTTCAAGCATGTCAACGTCTCTTTTTCTGGCGGAAAGGACAGCACGGTAGCCCTCGCCCTGGCCAGAAAAGCAGGTGTAGAGGAGGCCTACTTTGTTGACACCCACCTTGAATTCCCCGAGACCTATGCATTCATCGACCAGCAGCAGGTTCAGATAAAACTGGACGGAGGAGACTTCTGGACCGGTGTTGAGAAGATTGGGCCACCGGGAAAAGACAACAGATGGTGCTGTAAGGTTGTGAAGATGGCACCAGTAAGGCGATGGATGGATACCCTCGGTCCGGTCCTGACTATACAGGGAAACAGGTGGTACGAGTCATTCAACAGGGCAGAACTTGATCTGCTCAGTAATAATCCGCACAACCCAAACCAGACAAACTGCTCACCGATACGATCCTGGAGGGCATTTGAGGTCTTTCTCTATCTGAAATGGAGAAACATACCATACAACCCGCTCTATGATATGGGAATCGAGCGGATTGGGTGCTGGCTTTGTCCTGCCATGCTGGAGGCTGAGTACGAAATATTGCGGGAGACTCATCCCGAACTCTCTGACCGGTGGGATGCATTCCTTGACAAGTGGGCTCTAGACCACGGGCTCCCTATTGAATATAACCGGTGTGGGATGTGGCGCTGGAAATCGCCACCACCAAAGATGCGTGAACTTGCAAAAGAGATGGGCATTCCTCTTCCCCGGGTATCAGAGATAGAACATCTACCCGAACGCAGGGAGCGGAGAGATGGAACAGGATTTGAGAGACGCGATCGACGGACATCAACCGGTCAGTTAGGAAAGATGAAACCATCCACCGAGGAGCGGACGCCACTTAAAACCTGGAGTTCACGGAAACAGGCCTCAAATAACACAGATGACAGGGCATCAGACCGGTACCGCACCAGAAAAGAAAAGAAAACATAA
- a CDS encoding thiamine pyrophosphate-dependent enzyme — MKDRINCITMPQNLPDPLKPITRARKKEPYHSWRCAICSYIYREETGEEQTHTAPGTRFEDLPEDWKCPICNAGKSSFARIEEEKVSETKGDKKTTVSDVLIRQLTSFGIHEFFGIPGTSSLGIIEAIRKNKDARFTLFRHEENAALAASAYHKFTGKIAVCVTIAGPGATNLATGLYDAKEDKTPVLSLNGQVSMQYAGPGGFQEIDQDAFFRPITVYNNTIYDRKMTQKILILALQHAIVRSGVAQISVPNDVQKQQLDGKVYSLQGSIPSLKIVPDSDTLSRAAAMLDMAENPVILAGWGAFSYADILSSFSKAIDAPILSTFRAKGILPDGHPQYVGILGSVGSPQARELVEQADLLITLGVGFSKKTMVPEQVQILQIDREPLMLGKGDKTLPVYGDVGEVLSRLIPIVRQRGRPNSPRRVKEIVESWDAQLEKEADPNAKPIRPPYIMKVLSEVIPDDALISIDIGENAWWFGRNFKMKKQRFAMSGYLATMGFGLPGAIAAKLAYPESQVFCITGDGGFAMAMADFVTAVKYNLPMVVVVLNNHQLGMIRVEQKVENYENFATDLKNPDFAMYAKACGGEGKHVFEPDDLGRAVRWAMQLNKPVIIDVNTDPNRFSPLKKQEIHEETV, encoded by the coding sequence ATGAAAGATCGCATCAATTGTATAACAATGCCTCAAAACCTTCCTGACCCTCTGAAACCTATTACACGGGCACGAAAGAAAGAACCGTATCATTCCTGGCGCTGTGCCATCTGTTCATATATCTACCGCGAAGAAACAGGAGAAGAGCAAACCCACACAGCCCCGGGAACGCGGTTTGAGGATCTTCCGGAGGACTGGAAATGCCCGATATGCAATGCTGGAAAGAGTTCTTTTGCCCGGATTGAGGAAGAAAAGGTGAGTGAAACAAAAGGTGATAAGAAGACTACAGTTTCGGATGTGCTGATACGTCAGTTAACATCGTTCGGAATTCACGAGTTCTTTGGAATCCCGGGAACCAGTTCACTCGGCATCATTGAGGCTATCAGGAAGAACAAAGATGCAAGGTTTACACTATTCCGCCACGAAGAGAACGCGGCACTCGCGGCATCAGCATATCACAAGTTCACGGGAAAGATAGCTGTCTGTGTTACTATCGCAGGACCAGGTGCTACGAATCTTGCAACCGGGCTGTACGATGCCAAAGAGGACAAAACTCCGGTTCTATCCCTGAACGGGCAGGTATCTATGCAATATGCAGGACCAGGAGGATTTCAGGAGATCGATCAGGATGCATTTTTCAGGCCAATTACAGTATATAATAACACCATCTATGACCGGAAGATGACACAAAAGATCCTGATCCTCGCCCTTCAGCATGCCATCGTCAGGTCAGGAGTCGCGCAGATATCTGTCCCAAATGATGTTCAGAAACAGCAACTAGATGGAAAGGTCTACTCACTTCAGGGATCTATTCCATCCCTGAAAATTGTACCTGACTCAGACACCCTCTCCCGGGCTGCAGCGATGCTCGATATGGCAGAAAACCCGGTGATCCTGGCCGGATGGGGGGCATTCTCCTACGCAGATATCCTTTCTTCATTCTCAAAAGCAATTGATGCCCCCATCCTCTCAACATTCAGGGCAAAAGGTATCCTGCCTGACGGACACCCGCAGTATGTTGGTATACTTGGATCAGTCGGCTCACCACAGGCCCGTGAACTGGTAGAACAGGCAGACCTTCTCATAACTCTCGGCGTAGGATTCTCAAAGAAGACCATGGTTCCTGAACAGGTACAGATACTGCAGATAGACAGGGAACCGCTCATGCTCGGAAAGGGCGATAAGACATTACCGGTTTACGGTGATGTGGGTGAGGTGCTTTCGCGGCTTATCCCGATAGTCAGACAGCGTGGCAGGCCAAACTCACCGAGAAGAGTGAAGGAGATTGTAGAATCCTGGGATGCACAACTGGAGAAAGAGGCAGACCCGAATGCAAAACCAATCCGGCCACCTTACATCATGAAAGTACTTTCAGAGGTTATTCCAGATGATGCCCTAATCTCGATTGATATCGGGGAGAATGCCTGGTGGTTTGGCAGGAATTTCAAGATGAAGAAACAGCGGTTTGCAATGTCAGGATACCTTGCAACCATGGGCTTTGGTCTTCCCGGAGCCATCGCAGCCAAACTGGCGTATCCTGAAAGCCAGGTCTTCTGTATCACCGGTGATGGCGGGTTTGCAATGGCGATGGCAGATTTCGTCACTGCTGTAAAGTATAACCTGCCAATGGTTGTCGTCGTCCTGAATAACCATCAGCTCGGGATGATCAGGGTCGAACAGAAGGTCGAGAATTACGAAAACTTTGCAACTGATCTGAAAAATCCTGACTTTGCCATGTATGCCAAGGCATGTGGCGGAGAAGGAAAGCACGTGTTCGAGCCTGATGACCTTGGAAGGGCAGTCAGATGGGCAATGCAACTGAACAAACCGGTCATCATTGATGTGAATACAGATCCTAACCGGTTTTCACCTTTGAAAAAACAAGAGATACATGAAGAGACTGTTTGA
- a CDS encoding ATP-NAD kinase family protein codes for MNRIGFVVNPYAGMGGAVGLKGTDGCVKAARSLGAEPLSPSRAVKFLSGLNPHGFYFLTAAGDMGENELRDAGISSSQVIFTPSSPETGAEDTRAACELMVREGVRLIVFCGGDGTARDVFSVTGKDIPILGIPAGVKIYSGVFSTTPETGAEVLNKLDEASLTEAEVMDVDEEQYRAGILTTRLFGIASMPYISGLCQSCKEVSFGDETRMQDDIARFITGIMRPDTLYLLGAGSTTGAIANRLGLNSTLLGVDAVYQGTLVAQDLNEEAILRLVDQYENVRIILSPIGAQGFVLGRGNQQISRRVLKKTGTGALIVVATPAKLQHTPVLYIDTGDPEMNTQFGETLLVICGMEMAQRVKLS; via the coding sequence ATGAATAGAATCGGGTTTGTAGTAAACCCGTATGCGGGGATGGGAGGGGCAGTCGGACTGAAAGGTACAGACGGGTGTGTAAAGGCAGCACGCTCTCTCGGGGCAGAACCACTCTCCCCGTCCCGGGCTGTCAAGTTCCTCTCCGGGCTTAACCCACACGGATTCTATTTTCTGACGGCTGCCGGAGACATGGGAGAGAATGAGCTCCGGGACGCAGGAATTTCCTCGTCTCAGGTTATATTTACTCCGTCATCTCCGGAAACTGGGGCAGAAGATACTAGAGCAGCATGTGAACTCATGGTCAGAGAAGGTGTCAGATTGATTGTCTTCTGTGGCGGTGACGGGACAGCACGGGATGTATTTTCAGTAACCGGAAAAGATATTCCAATCCTTGGTATCCCGGCAGGAGTAAAGATTTACTCAGGTGTCTTTTCCACAACTCCAGAAACAGGAGCAGAAGTACTCAACAAACTTGACGAGGCAAGTCTGACTGAAGCCGAGGTCATGGATGTAGATGAAGAACAGTATCGTGCTGGTATTCTCACCACCCGTCTTTTCGGGATTGCGTCCATGCCATATATTTCTGGTTTATGTCAGTCCTGCAAGGAGGTCTCATTCGGCGATGAAACCCGTATGCAGGATGATATTGCCAGGTTTATTACAGGCATCATGCGACCTGATACACTCTACCTCCTTGGTGCAGGTTCAACAACCGGGGCTATCGCAAACAGGCTCGGTCTCAATTCAACCCTGCTTGGCGTTGACGCCGTATATCAGGGAACCCTTGTGGCACAAGATCTCAATGAAGAGGCGATCCTCAGGCTTGTCGATCAGTATGAGAATGTCAGAATAATTCTGAGCCCTATCGGAGCACAAGGTTTCGTTTTAGGGCGGGGGAACCAGCAGATTAGCAGGAGAGTCCTTAAAAAAACCGGTACAGGTGCATTGATCGTGGTTGCTACTCCTGCTAAATTACAGCATACTCCGGTTCTGTATATCGACACCGGAGATCCAGAAATGAACACGCAGTTTGGTGAGACTCTGCTGGTCATCTGTGGGATGGAGATGGCACAACGGGTCAAACTTTCATAA
- a CDS encoding TrpB-like pyridoxal phosphate-dependent enzyme, with the protein MKTKIILDENEIPKKWYNIQADFETPLSPPMHPQTGKPVGPSDLEPIFPKELIRQEMCQDRYVDIPGEVRDILTLWRPSPLFRAHNLERVLKTPAKIYYKYEGVSPPGSHKPNTAIAQTYYNMKEGIERIATETGAGQWGSSLAFATQLFGLECKVYMVRGSYDQKPYRKMMMQVWGAECVPSPSPDTNSGRAILAKDPNTPGSLGIAISEAVEDAATHDNTNYALGSVLNHVCLHQTIIGQEAQKQLAMDEATADIVIGSAGGGSNFAGIAFPFVKDNIDKKTETEIIAVEPAACPSLTKGLYVYDFGDVAGLTPMLKMFTLGHDFIPPSIHAGGLRYHGMAPLVSKLHADNLITATSVHQNRVFEAAATFARAEGIIPAPEAAHAIRVVIDKALECKQTGEEKTILFNNTGHGHFDLSSYEAYFAGTLPDYEYPADLIAESLKNLPHVA; encoded by the coding sequence ATGAAGACAAAGATAATCCTTGATGAAAACGAAATTCCCAAGAAATGGTATAATATACAAGCCGATTTTGAGACCCCCCTTTCTCCCCCAATGCACCCCCAGACTGGCAAACCGGTCGGACCTTCTGATCTTGAACCAATCTTTCCAAAAGAACTGATCAGACAGGAGATGTGTCAGGATCGATACGTCGACATTCCGGGAGAGGTCCGTGATATCCTGACACTCTGGAGACCAAGTCCGCTTTTTCGTGCTCACAATCTAGAACGAGTCCTGAAGACACCGGCAAAGATCTACTACAAGTATGAGGGTGTCAGCCCGCCGGGATCTCACAAGCCCAACACTGCAATAGCCCAGACCTATTACAATATGAAGGAAGGGATTGAACGGATTGCAACCGAGACCGGTGCAGGTCAGTGGGGTTCATCACTTGCATTTGCAACCCAGCTCTTCGGCCTTGAATGCAAAGTCTACATGGTCAGAGGCAGTTATGACCAGAAACCATACAGAAAGATGATGATGCAAGTCTGGGGTGCAGAATGTGTACCTTCACCATCACCGGACACAAATTCAGGCCGGGCCATCCTTGCAAAAGATCCAAACACACCGGGAAGTCTTGGGATCGCAATATCAGAAGCTGTTGAAGATGCAGCAACCCACGACAACACGAACTACGCACTCGGCAGTGTGCTCAATCATGTCTGTCTTCACCAGACCATCATTGGGCAGGAAGCACAAAAGCAGCTTGCAATGGACGAGGCCACTGCTGACATCGTAATCGGATCAGCGGGAGGCGGATCCAACTTTGCAGGCATTGCATTCCCATTCGTAAAAGACAACATCGATAAAAAGACAGAAACCGAGATCATAGCAGTTGAGCCGGCAGCCTGTCCATCTCTTACCAAAGGACTCTATGTCTACGACTTTGGTGATGTTGCCGGTCTCACGCCAATGTTGAAGATGTTCACCCTCGGTCATGATTTCATACCACCATCCATCCATGCAGGTGGGCTCAGATACCACGGGATGGCACCCCTTGTCTCAAAGCTCCATGCAGACAATCTGATCACTGCAACATCGGTTCACCAGAACAGGGTCTTTGAAGCAGCAGCTACCTTTGCAAGAGCTGAAGGCATCATCCCGGCACCAGAAGCAGCACATGCCATTAGGGTTGTCATCGACAAGGCTCTTGAGTGCAAACAGACCGGAGAAGAGAAGACAATCCTCTTCAACAACACCGGACACGGGCACTTTGATCTCTCCAGTTATGAGGCATACTTTGCAGGAACACTCCCGGATTACGAATATCCGGCAGATCTCATCGCAGAATCGCTCAAGAATCTTCCACACGTTGCATGA